Proteins encoded in a region of the Solanum dulcamara chromosome 9, daSolDulc1.2, whole genome shotgun sequence genome:
- the LOC129902828 gene encoding serine/threonine-protein kinase GRIK1 isoform X1 encodes MSVMMHSVDEVTEMGCCGCLGFSFARKPKKVGRPNRGYGNSWSHEPLLQQEVEEVEDDGFDSGDIIDTGTEDDEVCHSPVKHSEEILMERAQNGLICREIPVKETHKVVRTEDEDGNKMVNEYAREYKIGAGSYGKVVLYRSSTDGKHYAIKAFHKSHLLKLRVAPSETAMGDVLREVSIMKMLCHPNIVNLIEVIDDPETDNFYMVLEYVEGKWVCEDSGPPCVLEENKARQYLRDIVSGLMYLHSHNIIHGDIKPDNLLVTASGRVKIGDFSVSQVFEDDNDKLRRSPGTPVFTAPECCVGDRYHGKAADTWAVGVTLYCMILGKYPFLGDTLQDTYDKIVNNPIILPDDMNPLLKNLLEGLLCKDPTQRLTLEDVSQHEWFIGDEGPIPQYPCWCQREKLQKDVPDGSAVDTPT; translated from the exons ATGTCTGTGATGATGCATTCTGTTGATGAAGTTACAGAAATGGGGTGCTGTGGATGTTTAGGATTCTCTTTTGCAAGAAAACCAAAAAAGGTTGGTAGGCCTAATAGGGGATATGGAAACAGCTGGTCACATGAACCATTGTTACAACAAGAGGTTGAAGAAGTGGAAGATGATGGCTTTGATAGTGGCGATATAATTGATACTGGTACTGAGGATGATGAAGTGTGTCATAGCCCGGTTAAACATTCTGAAGAGATTCTCATGGAAAGAGCTCAGAATGGGTTAATTTGCAGGGAGATCCCCGTCAAGGAAACACACAAAGTTGTGCGCACAGAG GATGAAGATGGGAACAAGATGGTTAACGAGTATGCCCGTGAATACAAAATTGGCGCTGGTAGCTACGGTAAAGTG GTACTTTATAGAAGTTCCACTGATGGAAAGCATTATGCCATTAAG GCCTTTCACAAGTCTCACTTATTAAAGTTGCGGGTGGCACCTTCAGAAACTGCTATGGGTGATGTTCTTCGTGAG GTTTCGATCATGAAAATGCTGTGCCATCCCAATATAGTTAATCTTATTGAGGTGATTGATGACCCAGAAACAGATAACTTCTACATGG TTCTTGAGTACGTGGAAGGAAAATGGGTTTGTGAGGATTCTGGTCCGCCAtgtgttcttgaagaaaataAAGCACGGCAGTACTTGCGTGATATAGTGTCTGGCTTGATGTATCTGCATTCTCAT AATATTATACACGGGGATATTAAGCCAGACAATCTTTTAGTGACTGCTTCTGGCAGGGTGAAGATTGGCGATTTCAGCGTCAGCCAAGTTTTTGAG GATGATAATGATAAGCTTCGTCGATCTCCTGGCACTCCTGTTTTCACTGCTCCTGAATGCTGCGTAG GAGATAGATATCACGGAAAAGCTGCTGACACGTGGGCGGTTGGTGTTACCCTTTATTGCATGATCTTAGGAAAATACCCGTTTCTAGGAGACACTCTCCAGGATACATATGACAAG ATAGTAAATAACCCCATCATTCTCCCTGACGATATGAATCCGCTACTGAAGAATTTACTAGAGGGGCTTCTCTGTAAAG ATCCAACACAAAGGCTGACTCTCGAAGATGTTTCTCAACACGAGTGGTTCATAGGAGATGAAGGTCCCATTCCTCAGTATCCGTGTTGGTGCCAGCGTGAAAAGTTGCAAAAAGATGTACCTGATGGGAGCGCGGTGGATACTCCTACTTGA
- the LOC129902828 gene encoding serine/threonine-protein kinase GRIK1 isoform X2: MGCCGCLGFSFARKPKKVGRPNRGYGNSWSHEPLLQQEVEEVEDDGFDSGDIIDTGTEDDEVCHSPVKHSEEILMERAQNGLICREIPVKETHKVVRTEDEDGNKMVNEYAREYKIGAGSYGKVVLYRSSTDGKHYAIKAFHKSHLLKLRVAPSETAMGDVLREVSIMKMLCHPNIVNLIEVIDDPETDNFYMVLEYVEGKWVCEDSGPPCVLEENKARQYLRDIVSGLMYLHSHNIIHGDIKPDNLLVTASGRVKIGDFSVSQVFEDDNDKLRRSPGTPVFTAPECCVGDRYHGKAADTWAVGVTLYCMILGKYPFLGDTLQDTYDKIVNNPIILPDDMNPLLKNLLEGLLCKDPTQRLTLEDVSQHEWFIGDEGPIPQYPCWCQREKLQKDVPDGSAVDTPT; this comes from the exons ATGGGGTGCTGTGGATGTTTAGGATTCTCTTTTGCAAGAAAACCAAAAAAGGTTGGTAGGCCTAATAGGGGATATGGAAACAGCTGGTCACATGAACCATTGTTACAACAAGAGGTTGAAGAAGTGGAAGATGATGGCTTTGATAGTGGCGATATAATTGATACTGGTACTGAGGATGATGAAGTGTGTCATAGCCCGGTTAAACATTCTGAAGAGATTCTCATGGAAAGAGCTCAGAATGGGTTAATTTGCAGGGAGATCCCCGTCAAGGAAACACACAAAGTTGTGCGCACAGAG GATGAAGATGGGAACAAGATGGTTAACGAGTATGCCCGTGAATACAAAATTGGCGCTGGTAGCTACGGTAAAGTG GTACTTTATAGAAGTTCCACTGATGGAAAGCATTATGCCATTAAG GCCTTTCACAAGTCTCACTTATTAAAGTTGCGGGTGGCACCTTCAGAAACTGCTATGGGTGATGTTCTTCGTGAG GTTTCGATCATGAAAATGCTGTGCCATCCCAATATAGTTAATCTTATTGAGGTGATTGATGACCCAGAAACAGATAACTTCTACATGG TTCTTGAGTACGTGGAAGGAAAATGGGTTTGTGAGGATTCTGGTCCGCCAtgtgttcttgaagaaaataAAGCACGGCAGTACTTGCGTGATATAGTGTCTGGCTTGATGTATCTGCATTCTCAT AATATTATACACGGGGATATTAAGCCAGACAATCTTTTAGTGACTGCTTCTGGCAGGGTGAAGATTGGCGATTTCAGCGTCAGCCAAGTTTTTGAG GATGATAATGATAAGCTTCGTCGATCTCCTGGCACTCCTGTTTTCACTGCTCCTGAATGCTGCGTAG GAGATAGATATCACGGAAAAGCTGCTGACACGTGGGCGGTTGGTGTTACCCTTTATTGCATGATCTTAGGAAAATACCCGTTTCTAGGAGACACTCTCCAGGATACATATGACAAG ATAGTAAATAACCCCATCATTCTCCCTGACGATATGAATCCGCTACTGAAGAATTTACTAGAGGGGCTTCTCTGTAAAG ATCCAACACAAAGGCTGACTCTCGAAGATGTTTCTCAACACGAGTGGTTCATAGGAGATGAAGGTCCCATTCCTCAGTATCCGTGTTGGTGCCAGCGTGAAAAGTTGCAAAAAGATGTACCTGATGGGAGCGCGGTGGATACTCCTACTTGA
- the LOC129903432 gene encoding probable pyridoxal 5'-phosphate synthase subunit PDX2, protein MVVGVLALQGSFNEHIAALKRLGVKGVEVRKPEQLQNVSSLIIPGGESTTMAKLAELHNLFPALREFVQMGKPVWGTCAGLIFLANKATGQKTGGQKLIGGLDCTVHRNFFGSQIQSFETELPVPQIVAEEGGPPSFRAVFIRAPAILDVGPDVEVLADIPLSAIETINSNPAIQKEEDSIESGKKVIVAVKQGNLLATAFHPELTADTRWHSYFLKMVPEIEEGTSAIVSASTTNQSFGARSIIDFPIYQ, encoded by the exons atgGTTGTGGGTGTTCTTGCTTTACAGGGATCCTTCAATGAACATATCGCAG CTTTGAAAAGATTGGGAGTGAAAGGTGTGGAGGTGAGAAAGCCAGAGCAGTTGCAGAATGTCAGCTCCTTAATCATCCCTGGTGGGGAGAGCACCACCATGGCCAAGCTGGCTGAGCTCCACAATTTG TTCCCTGCTTTGCGTGAGTTTGTTCAAATGGGGAAGCCAGTATGGGGGACATGTGCAGGTCTCATTTTCTTGGCAAATAAGGCCACTG GGCAGAAAACTGGAGGACAGAAACTAATTGGAGGCCTTGATTGTACTGTCCACCGGAACTTTTTCGGAAGCCAG ATTCAAAGCTTTGAGACAGAACTTCCCGTTCCTCAAATTGTAGCTGAAGAAGGTGGTCCTCCAAGTTTTCGTGCTGTTTTCATCCGTGCTCCGGCAATCCTTGATGTAGGACCAGACGTTGAAGTGCTGGCAGACATTCCCCTCTCGGCCATTGAAACTATTAATTCCAATCCTGCCATTCAGAAGGAAGAG GATTCTATCGAGTCTGGAAAGAAAGTAATTGTTGCTGTAAAGCAAGGGAACTTACTAGCTACTGCTTTTCATCCCGAATTAACTGCAGATACTCGATG GCACAGTTATTTCTTGAAGATGGTGCCTGAAATCGAAGAAGGAACTTCTGCTATTGTCTCAGCATCCACCACAAATCAAAGCTTTGGAGCGCGATCAATTATTGATTTTCCTATATACCAATAG